The genome window GTTATAGTTAAACTCCAGCCCAGCACCGTACTAAGTATAATAGATGGCGCATAAATAGTGATACCTGCTGCCAGCCCACGCTGCACCAGGAAAAGCAATGCCGCCAGCGAGCGCGTTTTCAGGTCGAAGCGGTTCTCTAAAAACTCATAGGCTGTGTATACATTCAGCTTATAAAAAATAGGGATTACAGTGATAGAAATGATGACCATGGCAATCGGCAAACCGAAGTAGAACTGTATAAAGCGCATCCCGTCTTCGTAGGCCTGCCCGGGTGTGGAAAGAAAAGTGATTGCGCTGGCTTGCGTAGCCATGATAGACAACCCGATGGTCCACCATTTCATGGAGTTATCGCCTTTCAGGTAGCCTTCAATATCTTTGCTTCCACGTGTTTTCCAGATGCCATAAATCACGATGAAGCCTATGGTGCCCAGCAGCACAATCCAGTCTAAAGGTCTCATTCGTAAATTTTGGTGATGATGTAGAACAGAACGATCATAAATGCCAGGTTGCCCAGCACCAGCCAGTACATCCCGCTCCAGGATTTAAAGAATGGAGGTTTATGAATTGCCGGCTCTTCGTCTACAGGGTGATTATCTTTCATGGTTATTATCTTGACAAAGGACTCAACTATAACTATAATCTTTTGTCCTCTGTCTAAAGGCCTTTTGTCTATTTTATACTTGATTTAGCTGCATTGCCGGAGCCGTTGTTTCTGCCCAGCGAGATCAGGTTTACGAACAGGCGGTAAGCACCCGGCACACCGGCAGGCAACTCCCTGAACCATGAGTAGCCGGTATAAATGTAGTTGCCTTTACCATACTTGGCTACCAGCAAACCACCATCACGGGCAGGCTCGCCCGGGTCGTTCGAGGAAAGTATAGCTTCGTATTCCGGGCTCCACTCGTTCGGAAAGTATAAGCCACGCTCCTGCACCCAACCTTCAAAATCCTTCTTGGTGATCTTGTTTGGAAGGTTCAGCACCGGGTGGTTTGGTTTCAGGAAGCGTACTTCGGCTTCTTCCACAGTTACTCTGTCCCGGGAAAGTTTGAGTTGATATGGCCCTATATTTGGCATCACCAGCGCATGGTTGGTATTATACTGCACAATCAGGTTACCACCGATCTTCACATATTCCATTAAAGTTGGCTGATGATGTTTTAACCTGTCTACGGTATTGTAAGCACGCACACCAAGTATAATCGCATCGAACTGTTGTAGGTAATTAAGGCGCATATCGCTGTCACGGAGCATGGTTACGTCGTAACCGATCTGGCGAAGGCTGGTAGGTATGTCGTCGCCGGCACCCATCACATAACCAATTTTCTGTCCGTCCTTTTTCAGGTCTAGCTTCACGATTTTGGCCGTTGCCTCCGGGAAAGTGATTTGCGCAGGTATGTGGCTATAGCTGATCTCGTTCAGGCTCTGGTTATACTTCTTTCCGTCTATAGTTGCGATGGCTTTTAGTTCTGCTTCGTGCTGTCCTTTAGGTGGCGTCACTGTAAATGCAGCATTTTGCTCTGCCCCTTTGGTCTGAAGGTTAAAAGCTATACTTTCCGGCTCCACTTTCCAGCCTTTTGGTAAACTTAATACTACATTCCCTGATACATTAGCTCTTCCGGCTTTTACGCGCACATTTACCTGCTTCGGCTCCTGGTCGGCAAACATGTATACCCCTTCGGCAACATTCACAAATACAGGAGGCGTTACTACAAATGGTCGGTACACTTCTCCTTCCACAGGGTCGGTGCGTTTGTATACTACCGGTACTGTTACTTCCAAAGGCTCACCTGCTACTGTTAAGTTAAAAATTACCTGCGCAGCAGGGTCATTCTCAGGCTTGCCCACATTATCCAGGCCATCCACTGCAAACATACCTAACGTGCCTGTCTTTCGTAGCCAGTAAGGTTGAGAATAAGCCATAGTTGCCGGCAGTTTTATTGTGGTGCTGTATTTAAACAGGTTGTTGGCTGAAAACTCATTTTGCAAGGTGGTATCCTTTGCAGCAAATTTATAGTTGACCGATTTTAGAGTTACCGGTATTGCTGAACGGTTAATAGCCTCGATGTTAAAAGCTACAGGCTGGCCGGGAGTAACGGCATAATCGGCAGCTGTTACCTCTAAGTATAAACCCAGTGCATCCTGAATCACTTCGTTTATCGCTTCGGTCTTTAGTTTTTTCCAGTGGTTATCTGGTAACTTCTGAAGCTCTTTTCGGGCAACCAATAAAGTCGGAACTATAGTTGAAGGCTCAGTTGGCTTATAGCTATCAATCGCTTTCTGAATTAACTTTTCTACTTTATCGCTGCCTTTTACACGGTTCCAGCTAGTGCTTATGCCTTCCAGTAATTCTTTATCGGCTTTGGTGCCTTTGGTGTGTTGCAGGTATTCTATACTTGTGCCGCGTGCCGCTGATGCCCCAAACCCCTGGCTTTTGTGCATGCTTCGGCTGGCCGCCGCAATTTCGCCATACGATTCGCCCAGCAACGGATTATAGCCACCCACATCCACTTTCAGCAGTTTATCTACATACTTATCAAACTCGGTCTGGCTGCCAAACGACCATACGCCTGTATTCCAAAGCAAACGTTTCGGTTGCCATACTTCCACATATTTCAGTTGTTCCGGGAAACGCTTCGGGTCGGCAGCAGCTGTAAAGGCTTCTTCGGCAAGTATAGCCGAGGCTGTGTGTTGCCCGTGGCCAGCACGCTCATCTGGCGGGAAACGAGTGATCATCACATCCGGTCTGAAGTTTCGGATAACCCAGACCATATCGGCCAGCACCTGTTCCTTCTCCCAGATACGGAATGTTTCTTCTGCATTTTTAGAAAAACCAAAGTCGTTGGCGCGGGTAAAGAACTGCACCCCGCCATCAGTGCGGCGGGCCTGCAACAACTCTTGTGTGCGTATTATGCCCAAACCTTCACTTATCTCCGGCCCGATCAGGTTCTGGCCACCATCGCCGCGGGTTATAGATAAGTAGCCTGTGTTGTAAAGTTTCTCGTTACTCAGGTAGGTTATCAGGCGGGTGTTTTCATCGTCGGGGTGTGCGGCCACATATAGCACCGTCCCAAGCACGTTCAGTTTTTTGAGCTTGTGCAGAATATCAGCCGATGAAGCTTTGGCAGGAGCCTGTGCATGTATGATTGCAGTAGAAGCAACTAAAATGCAGAATGCAAGCACCAGCCGGAATACTAAAGACAAGAGTTTCATAGTTATAGTTTGCGCCAATAATTGTTAAGCAAGCTGTGCACCTGCCTGTTAGTAAAGCTAATCATTTTGATTAATTTTTAGTAAAATACCCTTAATCAAACTGACAGAAAGTATATATTAACAGACAGAAAGCACTACAAATAATGCATATTTATACTCTGCTGAAATAAATTTTTATTTATCGGAACTAAAATTTTACAATTATCCTAGTTAATAAAGGATCATTCCGGTTTATAACACAGCTTATATTAGTAATCTTTAATATAAAAATAAAAAAATACAGAATGTTGCAACTATATATTCCATCTGCTATGTTTGTAGAACACAAAGAACTTTTTGATTTTTTTTGTTAAAAACGCGTTGAGGTTTTCTTAGGACATAAATCGAAACAGAATGTGAAAAGCTCGGCACAAATTGATAACACAATTTGGC of Pontibacter deserti contains these proteins:
- a CDS encoding PIG-L family deacetylase, giving the protein MKLLSLVFRLVLAFCILVASTAIIHAQAPAKASSADILHKLKKLNVLGTVLYVAAHPDDENTRLITYLSNEKLYNTGYLSITRGDGGQNLIGPEISEGLGIIRTQELLQARRTDGGVQFFTRANDFGFSKNAEETFRIWEKEQVLADMVWVIRNFRPDVMITRFPPDERAGHGQHTASAILAEEAFTAAADPKRFPEQLKYVEVWQPKRLLWNTGVWSFGSQTEFDKYVDKLLKVDVGGYNPLLGESYGEIAAASRSMHKSQGFGASAARGTSIEYLQHTKGTKADKELLEGISTSWNRVKGSDKVEKLIQKAIDSYKPTEPSTIVPTLLVARKELQKLPDNHWKKLKTEAINEVIQDALGLYLEVTAADYAVTPGQPVAFNIEAINRSAIPVTLKSVNYKFAAKDTTLQNEFSANNLFKYSTTIKLPATMAYSQPYWLRKTGTLGMFAVDGLDNVGKPENDPAAQVIFNLTVAGEPLEVTVPVVYKRTDPVEGEVYRPFVVTPPVFVNVAEGVYMFADQEPKQVNVRVKAGRANVSGNVVLSLPKGWKVEPESIAFNLQTKGAEQNAAFTVTPPKGQHEAELKAIATIDGKKYNQSLNEISYSHIPAQITFPEATAKIVKLDLKKDGQKIGYVMGAGDDIPTSLRQIGYDVTMLRDSDMRLNYLQQFDAIILGVRAYNTVDRLKHHQPTLMEYVKIGGNLIVQYNTNHALVMPNIGPYQLKLSRDRVTVEEAEVRFLKPNHPVLNLPNKITKKDFEGWVQERGLYFPNEWSPEYEAILSSNDPGEPARDGGLLVAKYGKGNYIYTGYSWFRELPAGVPGAYRLFVNLISLGRNNGSGNAAKSSIK